The Latilactobacillus sakei subsp. sakei DSM 20017 = JCM 1157 genome includes a window with the following:
- a CDS encoding TraX family protein encodes MQTKSQQILNNFDIKILGILLMFVDHIHQMFAGAGVPDWVDWFGRPVATIFFFMAVEGFTHTRNQKRYLTQLLIGFWVMNFGDRLVQQFFTVGDIALSNNIFTDLFIAVLAMYGIQEITAGRRAHNTKQMVIGFLAIIVPIMMSVLVILLLVNPKTAMLAANIGMVIPTITLAENSIFLYIGVFFYLFRNNRLLQCLTIIVFAVINAGANSGFIFTGLLTTNTQWMMIFAIIPILLYNGQKGRSMKSFFYFFYPIHIWLLYILASFII; translated from the coding sequence ATGCAAACCAAATCACAGCAGATACTGAATAATTTTGATATCAAGATTCTAGGAATCTTACTCATGTTTGTTGACCATATCCACCAGATGTTCGCCGGAGCAGGCGTCCCTGACTGGGTCGATTGGTTCGGTAGACCAGTTGCTACTATTTTCTTTTTCATGGCGGTTGAAGGTTTCACGCACACACGTAACCAAAAACGCTATCTGACTCAGCTGCTCATCGGCTTTTGGGTGATGAATTTTGGTGATCGACTCGTTCAGCAATTCTTCACAGTTGGTGATATCGCTTTATCCAATAACATCTTCACAGATTTATTTATTGCCGTCCTAGCAATGTATGGAATCCAAGAAATCACAGCTGGTCGTCGGGCCCATAATACCAAGCAAATGGTAATTGGTTTTTTAGCCATTATCGTGCCAATCATGATGTCGGTACTCGTTATCTTGTTACTAGTTAATCCCAAAACAGCAATGTTAGCAGCAAATATCGGCATGGTTATTCCAACCATCACACTTGCCGAAAATTCTATTTTTCTTTATATCGGTGTCTTCTTTTACCTTTTCCGCAATAATCGGTTACTGCAATGCCTGACAATTATTGTTTTTGCCGTTATTAACGCAGGCGCTAACTCAGGTTTTATCTTTACTGGTTTATTAACGACTAATACCCAATGGATGATGATTTTTGCAATCATTCCAATCCTGTTATACAACGGTCAAAAAGGTCGAAGTATGAAATCGTTTTTCTACTTCTTCTACCCAATCCATATTTGGTTATTATACATTCTCGCTTCATTCATCATTTAA
- a CDS encoding acetate/propionate family kinase produces MSKILAINAGSSTLKWKLFVMPEEKVIAKGMVDRLGLSDSVFTVKYGDGQKYEITQDIETQDVAVDLLLKKLIEFKIIAEYSKISGIGHRVVAGGEDFKTSALITEASLKRIEELAEYAPLHNPAEAGVIRAFRNILPNVPQVAVFDTSFHTTMPEENYLYSLPLDYYRKYGARKYGAHGTSHRYVSHRAAEMLGKPLEDLKMITMHLGSGVSMTAIKDGKSLDTSMGFTPLAGVTMSTRSGDIDASLVAFLMKKLDIKDPEEMIDILNKKSGIYGISGLSPDMRDLEKTREERPESQLAIDIFVNRLIKYVGSYVAIMGGLDVLVITAGMGEGDILMRQRIGDRLSYFGVEVDPERNNVMAQERIISTDDSKVKVLLVPTNEEVMIARDVMSVGQIK; encoded by the coding sequence CGTCTCGGCTTATCCGATTCTGTCTTCACTGTTAAATATGGTGATGGTCAAAAATATGAAATCACGCAAGATATTGAAACTCAAGATGTTGCGGTTGATTTATTACTTAAGAAGTTAATCGAATTTAAGATTATTGCTGAATATTCTAAAATTAGTGGGATTGGCCACCGGGTTGTTGCCGGGGGCGAAGATTTTAAAACATCAGCCTTGATTACTGAAGCATCATTAAAACGCATCGAAGAATTAGCTGAATACGCACCATTGCATAATCCTGCTGAAGCCGGTGTGATCCGCGCCTTCCGTAATATTTTGCCTAATGTGCCACAAGTGGCAGTCTTTGATACCTCTTTCCACACGACAATGCCCGAAGAAAACTATCTTTACAGTCTACCATTAGATTATTATCGTAAATATGGGGCTCGTAAATACGGTGCTCATGGGACTAGTCACCGTTATGTTTCACATCGTGCTGCTGAAATGTTAGGAAAACCATTAGAAGATTTGAAGATGATTACTATGCATCTTGGTAGTGGCGTTTCAATGACTGCTATCAAAGATGGTAAATCATTAGACACTTCAATGGGCTTCACACCACTTGCTGGTGTTACGATGAGTACCCGTTCTGGTGATATCGATGCATCATTAGTCGCTTTCTTAATGAAGAAATTAGATATCAAAGATCCAGAAGAGATGATTGACATCTTGAACAAGAAATCAGGAATTTACGGTATTTCAGGATTATCACCTGATATGCGTGATCTTGAAAAGACAAGAGAAGAACGCCCAGAATCACAATTGGCAATCGATATTTTCGTTAACCGTTTAATCAAGTATGTTGGTTCATACGTTGCGATTATGGGTGGCTTAGATGTCTTAGTGATTACAGCTGGGATGGGTGAAGGCGATATTTTAATGCGTCAACGAATTGGCGATCGCCTTAGCTATTTCGGTGTCGAAGTTGATCCAGAACGGAACAATGTTATGGCACAAGAACGGATTATTAGTACTGATGATTCAAAAGTTAAGGTGCTCCTAGTACCTACAAACGAAGAAGTCATGATTGCCAGAGACGTTATGTCAGTCGGTCAAATTAAATAA
- a CDS encoding DUF805 domain-containing protein, with protein sequence MVKSYQRYWARILDFTGTSNRPDFWWPIIINYILGGIIIGIIQAMTGHPISEIYNIGDLGISMGRNIVVFIVWIATLSVKIRRLHDTDRSGWWVLIEFVPLIGTIWFYILMLLPTKTNRWA encoded by the coding sequence ATGGTAAAATCATATCAAAGATATTGGGCACGTATTCTTGATTTCACGGGGACCTCAAATCGTCCCGATTTTTGGTGGCCAATTATTATTAATTACATTTTAGGTGGCATTATTATTGGGATTATTCAGGCAATGACCGGGCATCCAATCTCAGAAATTTATAACATTGGTGATTTAGGCATTTCGATGGGCCGTAATATCGTAGTTTTCATTGTATGGATCGCAACTTTATCCGTTAAAATCCGTCGTCTGCACGATACAGACCGCTCAGGTTGGTGGGTTCTCATTGAATTCGTACCACTGATCGGGACAATCTGGTTCTACATCTTAATGCTCCTACCAACAAAAACAAATCGTTGGGCATAA